The DNA window TCTTGGTTAACTGCTCGTACTCAATTAGGTTTGGATTTCATGTTTACTGATAATAATGTTTTTTGGAGTCCAAGAGCTGGTGATGGTTATTCTAGGAATGGTTATGCTTGGGCGGGTAATGATATTGCAAAAACTATTGTTTGGACTAATACATTACAGGTGGATAAGTCTTTTGGTGATAGCTCATTTAATTTATTATTTGGTAACGAACAGCAATTCTCTAAATTTAAAGGGATTGGTTTGCAAAGAGAAAATTTATCAGATCCTGATTATGATGTAATACAAGCGGGGTTTACAATTAATAACCCTGCAAATTTATATAAGTCTGAAAATTATCTAGTATCATTCTTCTCTCGTTTAAATTATAATTATGGAGGTAAATATTTCTTGAGTGGAAACTTACGTCAAGATGAGTATTCTGCTCTAGCTGTTAAAAAAGGTATTTTTTGGGGTGTTAGTGCAGGATGGGAATTATCAAAAGAGAACTTTTGGAATACTTTAGGAGTTAATGATGTGTTTTCTAATTTTAGATTAAAAGGAAGTTATGGTAAAGTGGGGAATGTGAGTGGAATTGGTAATTACCAATCTTTATCTACTTTTGGTTCTGGACTTTATGGAGGTACTTCTTCATTGATTTTTAATAATGTTGGAAATCCAAATCTTACATGGGAGACCAGTAAAAAAATGGATGTAGGGGCATCGTTTGGAATTTTAAATGGACGAGTTAATGCAGAAGTAAGTTATTATGATAATAAAATTGATGGTTTAATTTTATTTGTACAACAATCGCCATCTGCAGGTTTACCTACCAGTGTTCCTCAAAACATTGGAAAAATGTATAATAAAGGATGGGAGGTAGACGTTAAGTCGTCTATTATTCAGACGGATAATTTTTCTTGGAATTTAGGAGCTAATGCTTCTTTCAATGAAAATATGGTGACAGAGTTAGCGCCAACTATGTCTAACCTTCAGACGGCTACATCTAATCTAGAGACCGTTAACAGAACTATGCCAGGCTATTCATTAGGACATTTATTTGTAGTGAGAACAGCAGGTGTAGATCCAGAAACAGGGAAACGTATTTTCTTAAATAAAAATGGAGAAAAAGTTTATTATCAATACTATGCAGCTCCAGGAACTTACCAATGGTCTAAAACAGCTGATGGTACAGTAAAGGCAGACGCAGTATCTATTGCTGATGGGGTAATGTATGGTAATACACAACCTAAAATATATGGTGGTTTCGATAATACTTTCCGTTATAAAGGATTTGAGTTAAATTCATTATTTACTTTTCAAATGGGTAATTATGTTTACTACGGATCAAATGCAGGTTTGCATGATCAACGTTGGTGGAATAATAGTGTAGATGTATTGACAGATGCTTGGAAAAACCCTGGAGATACTGGTATGAAATATGCTAAACCTGTATTTAACGATAATGTATCTAATGGTTCTTCTATGCCCCTTGATATTAATGTATTTAAAGGAGATTTCTTAAAATTAAAAAGTTTAACATTAGCTTACAATTTGCCAAAATCTGTCCTTGATCAATACAAAATTAATAATATAAGATTGTATGTAAGTGGTCAAAACTTATTTATATTGACGCAATATCCAGGACCAGATCCTGAGGTTTCTTCTAATGGTAATACTGCATCAGCACCTGGTGTTGATAGAAATACGGTAGGAAATGCAAGAACATTTTTATTTGGGCTTAATGTAGGGTTTTAATTTTAAATTTAAAAAAAATGAAAAATAATAAAATATTTATAGGACTGGCAATAGCTGTATTATCTTTAGTTACTTCATGTAGAAATGAAGATTCTTTGTCTCCTGAAAACGAAACAGCGATTACTGATGCTTCTGCATTTACAACTTCAACTCGTATTGATGGAGTTTTGTTATCAGTGTATAGTTCTTTTAAAAGTGGAAATGTACATGGGGGTCGATATGTAGTTTATGGAGATATTAGAGGAGAAGACATTTTAAAAGAAACAGATAATTTAGTAACGGCGGCTGATATTTTTAGTCAAATACCTACGAATTCATCCAACTCTATTACGTCTTTTTGGTCAAGTAGTTATTACGCAATTAACAATGCTAATCTTTTTATTGACGGAATGAATGCGCAAGGTATAAGTGTAGTTGGAGAAACAAAGGGAAAAGCATATATTGCTGAGGCAAAGGCTCTTAGGGCAATGTTGTATTATGGGTTATTGCAGTTTTTTGCAAAACCGTATGCAGATGGTAATGGTTCTAAACCAGGTTTACCATTGCGTCTAACAGGTATCAAAGGAAGTGGTAGTTCAGAATTAGCTAGAAGTACTGTAGGCGAAGTCTATACACAAATTTTAAAAGATTTGAATGAAGCAGAGGCTGATTTACCTTTAAGTAATGGTACTGCAACTTTAAATACTACTCGTGTTCATAAAAATACTGTAATTGCTTTTAAAACAAGGGTTTATTTATCTATGCAGAAGTATACGGAAGCGGTAAACGAAGCAAATAAGATAGTTTCATCTACAGCTCCTTTCACTGCAACAACAGGGGTGGCGCATAGACTAGAAGCTAATTTGTCTACTGTTTTTACAAATTATACAACTAATGAGTCTATTTTTTCATTGCCAATGACTAATACTGCAGGTGATTTTCCTGGGACTCAAAATCAAATTGCATACTATTGGACTCCAGTGACTTCTTTAGGAGGAGTTGGTAATGGAGAATATTCAGTAAATCCGAACGGTATTTTGGCAAATACTACACAGTTTACCGCAAATGACAAAAGAAGAGCGTTTGTATTAGCAACCAATTCTGGAACTAAACTATGGAATATGAAGTTTAAAACCCCAAATCCTTATACTGATTGGGTGCCAGTAATTAGATATGCAGAGGTTCTACTTAATCTTGCAGAAGCTAAAGTTAGATCAACTAATACTGTTGATTCACAAGCAATTGCTTTATTAAATGCAGTGCATAGTCGTTCAGATGCGGATAAAGTTTTTACAGCTGGGGATTTTGCTTCATCAGCAAGTTTCTTAATTGCATTAGATAATGAGCGTAGAATGGAGTTTATGGGAGAAGGACACAGAACTAAAGATGTTACAAGGTTGTTAGCTACCTTCCCAGCTCATGGATCTGCACCATCTAAATCACTTAATGATGTAGGGTATATTTGGCCAATTCCTTCTGCTGAGTTATCACTTAATTCATTATGCGTTGATAATTAGATTAGAAAGTACTCTATAATTATATTACGAAATTATATTTATGTTGTATTGATATTATAAATAAGCCACTCTTAGAGAGTGGTTTTTCTGTATAACGCCTCTTATTTATATTTATTCTAAATAAATAAAATATTATATGATAATATGTTAAAAATAATAAATATAAATTTATCTTATTTGTGTTTTTTTTAAAAAAAACTTATTTTATTTTTTATTTTTCAATTTATTAAAATTCAAAAGGAAATAAAATATGATATATATTTTAAATTAAATAACAGCAATTTGGATATGTTAAAATTTATTAACAATTTTGTCTATTAAAATATTAAATATTGTTAATATGAATGTAAAATTAAAAGTTTTAACAGTAGGTGCTCTATTTTTTATAGGAGGTCAAGCTGTTATGGCACAAAAGAAAAAAGATTCTTTAGGTGAAAAAAAGATTGAAGAAGTCGTAATTGTAGGTTTTGGTCAAAAGAAAACAGTAAATGAATTGACGGGAGCTGTGGGTAACATCAAAGCAGATGCTATCGAAAACGTTCCTGTAGCATCAATTGATAAAATGCTACAAGGTAGAGTTGCTGGTGTACAGACAGGGAATGCTTCTGGTCAACCTGGTGGATTTGCTACTGTAAGAGTAAGAGGGATTGCTTCAGTTAATGGTGGAGTAAATCCAATTTATATTGTAGATGGAGTAAGAGTTACTGCTGGAGATGTAACAAGAGGAGCAATTACAGCAAACATCCTTGCCAACCTTAACAGTGATGATATTGAAAGTATGACGGTACTTAAAGATGCTGCATCTACTGCAGTATATGGTGCTGATGCTGGAGCTGGAGTAGTAGTTATTACAACGAAATCTGGTAAAAAAGGTAAACCAAAAATCAATATTAATTTTGAGCATGGTACTAACTCAAGAGCTATTGAAGGACAAAGAGGTTTAAATACTGAACAATATAGATATTTATTATCTCATACTTTTGCAAATGCTACAGGGCAAACACCTGAGGAATTTACAGCAGATGCT is part of the Cloacibacterium normanense genome and encodes:
- a CDS encoding SusC/RagA family TonB-linked outer membrane protein, yielding MAKDAAATAIYGSRAANGVVFVTTKKGKSGRAKINYSTWLSVASPFRLPETLGAEDYVKFKNAAVANNPTASAFKFSTALDANGNLIDTDWSKIIYRTGISSNHNINVSGGNEGTSYYFSAGYTNQQGIIQKNDFKRISALLNIDSKVTKNISIGGKLSFSNEMNLAATNSGSLSGGAFSTGGLGRLQFVLPSTLAPFNNDGSYNLNGAAIGSSPQIVGTSNLGYYNPQFLLDNNKESTENNRIQGNVYGQVKPLSWLTARTQLGLDFMFTDNNVFWSPRAGDGYSRNGYAWAGNDIAKTIVWTNTLQVDKSFGDSSFNLLFGNEQQFSKFKGIGLQRENLSDPDYDVIQAGFTINNPANLYKSENYLVSFFSRLNYNYGGKYFLSGNLRQDEYSALAVKKGIFWGVSAGWELSKENFWNTLGVNDVFSNFRLKGSYGKVGNVSGIGNYQSLSTFGSGLYGGTSSLIFNNVGNPNLTWETSKKMDVGASFGILNGRVNAEVSYYDNKIDGLILFVQQSPSAGLPTSVPQNIGKMYNKGWEVDVKSSIIQTDNFSWNLGANASFNENMVTELAPTMSNLQTATSNLETVNRTMPGYSLGHLFVVRTAGVDPETGKRIFLNKNGEKVYYQYYAAPGTYQWSKTADGTVKADAVSIADGVMYGNTQPKIYGGFDNTFRYKGFELNSLFTFQMGNYVYYGSNAGLHDQRWWNNSVDVLTDAWKNPGDTGMKYAKPVFNDNVSNGSSMPLDINVFKGDFLKLKSLTLAYNLPKSVLDQYKINNIRLYVSGQNLFILTQYPGPDPEVSSNGNTASAPGVDRNTVGNARTFLFGLNVGF
- a CDS encoding RagB/SusD family nutrient uptake outer membrane protein, with product MKNNKIFIGLAIAVLSLVTSCRNEDSLSPENETAITDASAFTTSTRIDGVLLSVYSSFKSGNVHGGRYVVYGDIRGEDILKETDNLVTAADIFSQIPTNSSNSITSFWSSSYYAINNANLFIDGMNAQGISVVGETKGKAYIAEAKALRAMLYYGLLQFFAKPYADGNGSKPGLPLRLTGIKGSGSSELARSTVGEVYTQILKDLNEAEADLPLSNGTATLNTTRVHKNTVIAFKTRVYLSMQKYTEAVNEANKIVSSTAPFTATTGVAHRLEANLSTVFTNYTTNESIFSLPMTNTAGDFPGTQNQIAYYWTPVTSLGGVGNGEYSVNPNGILANTTQFTANDKRRAFVLATNSGTKLWNMKFKTPNPYTDWVPVIRYAEVLLNLAEAKVRSTNTVDSQAIALLNAVHSRSDADKVFTAGDFASSASFLIALDNERRMEFMGEGHRTKDVTRLLATFPAHGSAPSKSLNDVGYIWPIPSAELSLNSLCVDN